A stretch of DNA from Ciona intestinalis chromosome 8, KH, whole genome shotgun sequence:
TACAATATGACTTCAACTGCTTAACGCTAATGCTTATTCCAAAATGGTGGCAACCAAAAAGATGAAGTCTCGCCCCAAACTTACATTGGCAAAAACGAAAACGTGTTGATCACGTGGAAAGCTGGGAGCTGATTGGTTAATTGCTAGGATCAACGTTGAGAAATGACGGAACAATGCCTAATTGAATCTCGCGCGAATTTCAGCTCCCAGTGCTGCCTTTATATTAAACGAGTTGGAAAGTTTCATGGTAGGATTTAATAAGGAGTAACTTAACATCAGGTAACACTGAATCTATTTATAGTAACAGCGGATTGTGAAAATTACAGCAATAATTATTTTGCCGGAATTTCTGCGACTTGTGTGAACACGTAGTAAACAATCAAATCACAAGAATACACTGATAGTTATTCGCTTTTAGACTGTAcgaaacataaaatacaaaaactataCATACAGCCCTGTGTcggtaaaatgggacaactttaacaCACATTTTTCAACTATCCTGactgtgttttgaacaattaacaacgctatttcatagctgtgaggatacggtaatataattctttaaatattctttgtttactaccacaaatgggacgaaatgaaaatgaaaacatggatcatcttaccccaatttactaaatatataaatatatgaaccatcttaccccaacccactattTATGTACATGCaccatggaccatcttaccccaacctactatatacaacagCTGAGTAAAATGACTGATTCTAGTCCCCACAAATACACTCATCCACCACCCCAGTATATTGGTGTATTACAAAACTTGAAAGAGACACAGATACATATATGGACAAATGTTCCCAATGTTTGCGAATTTTCTTCGATCTTTTTTTGCTTTTGGGCTATTTATTTTCCCAAATTAGCCTAGTGTTTGGCTGAATTTAGTGTATTACGAAACTTGGAAGAGACACGAATACACATGGACAAATTTTTTACACGTTTTCCCATTTTCCacgatgttttttttttcattttattttcccaatTTTTTGGCTGAAATTAGACATGTTTTGTCCATACATTCTTGCTAAAATCCCCGGCATCGAAAACACCAATCAGTTGAAATTGTTTATTAGATTTATTCTTTCAAATAACAAACTAATGTTTTCTGTGCGTACAAGAGGCCTCTATATAcgcaatataaaaaaaaacgctaaaagcaaagttaaaataatatggCAAAATTACAGGCAGAAATAAAGCATGATTAACTACTGaacataacaataaaaaacaattgtgcTGTGTGTTTGGCTAAGGCAGGTTTACAAATATGTTACGTCATCTTGGCTCTGTATCCAGCTATACACAGAGTCAGTCGTTGTGCGTTTATAAGACATGACGACAACGTTGTCTTTGGTTGGAAATACAGGCTGTCGTTTGCGAGATATTGGTTTCGGTttgtagttgttgtttttcatgTCTGTCCGTTGTCGGAAATCTTCAGGGCGCTGTCTTGTTACACCGAATCTGCTGAAACTATTTCCCCCATTATGCGTGATGCGATGGGCTTCATGCGTCACGCGTTGTCCGTTATGCGTAATGTGTTGTCCGTCATGCGCCAAACGTTGCGCGTTATGCGTCACGCCTCTCGTTGGCGAATGCATCGACGAGGACGAAGACGAGGATGACGTAAGAGACGACGATGACGTCCTGGAACCAGCGGAACCAACGTCTCGACCCGATGCCCGCGGTCGAGCTACAGGCCTGGGTTGGCCCCTTATACTTGTGGCCTCTGCACGCACACGGGATAACCCGATAAGGTTCTGGTAGTCTTTTTGCTTATGGAACTCCGGGATCGACTTTTCCGCGGTTTCTGCAATCCATTCGTCCCGTATGGCTCGATGCACGCTGCCAGGCTTTGACCGGTTGCTGAATTTTCTGGAAACTGAAGCAGCAGACGCGGATTTCGGTCTCTGACTCGGGGGTTCCCCCTGCTTCACCCAAACGGGGTCAGAATGGGGGTTTCCCGACCTTGTACTCGAGGCGGATGTAGGACGAGATGCTTTGAACCTGAAATGAAGATACggtattaatattaacactATATGGTTGGCATTATGAGTGTTTAAGCTATATACGGCTGACGGCTTGAACAAATCATGAGTGACCactagattaaaaaaatatgggcAAATCCACACATTCATAgtggtggcagcatcgagcctcgaacccgtattCTCTAGGCCATGGTTGGCCCAATACCTCTACACTAATGCTACCAACCTGTTATAATATGAGTCCTGTCTTTCAACATAGGGCGGAGGCTCTTGAGGTCTTCCATGTTTTGTACCGATATCGACTTTAGCATACGTAGGGTTGGAGTAAGATCTGTAACCGTTTTCAGCTGGATTCGAAGCAGACTTTTGACTGGTATCAGCCGGGCTCGAACCCTGTACCATAGCGTCCACACCATTTGACCGTTTACTATTCTTCACTGACGTTAGCGTAGCATACGAGGTCAACGCTGCCGTTACAGGCACCGCATACTTCATGTCTGTATCCGTTCTCTCTTTCCACTCCGTGACGTTATTATTTGTGGCGTCGtgtgttgtgacgtcattggatgtgacgtcatcctCCATGATACGCTTAAGGTCGGCCTCACGTTCGTCCATCAACCATTTAACTTCGTCCACGGTATCGTTAACTCGTAAGAACTGGTGAAGGATTTCTCGGTCCAACTCGCGCAGCTTTTTCTGGAAAAAATAACGTATTGTTTAGAAATATAtcgcaaaaacaaacactAAACATGGATAAATGTCGCTTATTTCCCCTTGCGttgcggggcaacaacagtcgttataacatgggtgttctgtttcatacactcgtGCTCGCTgaagagttaccatgtaactttgtgggtgattacttttggGGGAATTTTTGGGGccaatttagacaaaccattagtaTAAATACGACATAGCGTGCGATCgctttaaaatgttattacgACGATCAAAGGCGTCGCAACAAACGGTTTAAGCAGCATTATACTACGAGCTACGACAGCAGTTCGCATCCAATTACAGCAAGCTAAGCTAAGAAGATTGGACAATATTGTTTCCTTCTTACGAAGAAGCTTACTTATTGATTTACTTAGTTGCTTAATTAACATAGGGGTTGCACTATATGTTTGTCAGCGAATTTTGGAGCGAAAACACGTCATCAGTTGTTGGGCGTGTAACACAGTAAGTATGTACAAACAAATCAATTTTCATCTAATGTTAAAACCGGTAAATCTGTAGCTTGACAAATCACGTAAAAGAGTATTCTGCTGGGCAAGGTGTAAAAGTCGC
This window harbors:
- the LOC100185720 gene encoding uncharacterized protein LOC100185720; protein product: MWKEKESELQNKCDNDSAIGDSESYSAGEESSHSRRKSSSDEMETDTMDMYGHLNAKLGTKVPGCLCKEAGDSIESCSKIFKESLAKQAAKTPRVIRVVPASVALANTNGNNKKSEDFSPRKDKSDMALKLQYLLHEMKKLRELDREILHQFLRVNDTVDEVKWLMDEREADLKRIMEDDVTSNDVTTHDATNNNVTEWKERTDTDMKYAVPVTAALTSYATLTSVKNSKRSNGVDAMVQGSSPADTSQKSASNPAENGYRSYSNPTYAKVDIGTKHGRPQEPPPYVERQDSYYNRFKASRPTSASSTRSGNPHSDPVWVKQGEPPSQRPKSASAASVSRKFSNRSKPGSVHRAIRDEWIAETAEKSIPEFHKQKDYQNLIGLSRVRAEATSIRGQPRPVARPRASGRDVGSAGSRTSSSSLTSSSSSSSSMHSPTRGVTHNAQRLAHDGQHITHNGQRVTHEAHRITHNGGNSFSRFGVTRQRPEDFRQRTDMKNNNYKPKPISRKRQPVFPTKDNVVVMSYKRTTTDSVYSWIQSQDDVTYL